A genomic stretch from Candidatus Nitrotoga arctica includes:
- a CDS encoding DUF924 family protein codes for MFREVLKFWFEEIDPKMWWVTDSSFDNEIKDRFTNLVSQAAQGGLYAWRKEPKGRLAEIILIDQFSRNIFRNTPRAFSNDQMALVLAQEAVEAKVPHVLSKTECGFLLLPYMHSESKIIHEVAEILYREFATQYNYEYELKHKAIIDRFGRYPHRNAILGRESSPEEIEFLKQPDSSF; via the coding sequence ATGTTTAGAGAAGTATTAAAATTTTGGTTTGAAGAAATTGATCCAAAAATGTGGTGGGTTACAGACTCAAGCTTTGATAATGAAATTAAAGATAGATTTACTAATCTTGTTAGCCAAGCGGCTCAAGGCGGGTTATATGCTTGGAGAAAAGAACCAAAAGGGCGACTTGCAGAGATCATTTTAATAGATCAATTTTCAAGAAATATTTTTCGAAATACACCAAGAGCCTTTTCCAATGATCAAATGGCATTGGTGTTAGCTCAAGAAGCTGTTGAAGCTAAAGTACCACATGTATTAAGCAAAACAGAATGTGGGTTTCTATTACTCCCATATATGCACAGTGAGTCAAAGATAATTCACGAGGTTGCCGAAATCCTATATCGTGAATTTGCAACTCAATATAACTACGAATATGAGCTTAAACATAAAGCAATCATAGATCGTTTTGGAAGATATCCTCATAGAAATGCTATTTTAGGCCGTGAATCCAGCCCTGAAGAAATTGAATTTTTAAAACAACCAGATTCAAGTTTTTAA
- a CDS encoding YebC/PmpR family DNA-binding transcriptional regulator has translation MGAQWKARHKEVAANARGKIFGKLAKEIMVAAKGGADIGSNSRLRLVVEQAKKASMPKDTLDRAIKKGAGLLDGPLHMEHLVYEGFAPHRVPVIVECLSDNINRTKSSMNVLFRKGQLGAPGSVSWDFNHVGMIEATPNTKDVDAEIAAIEAGAQDFEPADDGATLFITQFTDLDAVCKALPAQGFTVTSAMVGYRPKNPVTISNDAEREEVEAFLEAIDADDDVQNVYVGLAG, from the coding sequence ATGGGCGCACAGTGGAAAGCAAGGCACAAAGAAGTCGCAGCGAATGCAAGGGGTAAGATTTTCGGCAAGCTAGCCAAAGAAATCATGGTGGCCGCAAAGGGCGGTGCTGACATTGGTTCAAACTCACGTTTGCGTCTGGTGGTTGAGCAAGCCAAAAAAGCCTCTATGCCGAAAGACACCTTAGATCGCGCCATCAAAAAAGGCGCAGGCTTGTTGGATGGTCCGCTTCACATGGAACATCTGGTGTACGAAGGTTTCGCGCCGCACCGTGTACCCGTCATCGTTGAATGTCTGTCCGATAACATCAACCGCACTAAATCCAGCATGAATGTGCTGTTCCGCAAAGGACAGTTGGGTGCGCCCGGTTCTGTGTCATGGGATTTCAACCATGTCGGCATGATTGAAGCGACACCCAATACAAAAGATGTAGATGCCGAAATCGCCGCAATTGAAGCGGGCGCGCAAGATTTTGAGCCTGCGGATGACGGTGCTACTCTTTTCATCACCCAGTTCACCGATCTGGATGCCGTGTGCAAAGCGCTACCCGCACAAGGCTTCACCGTCACCTCCGCAATGGTTGGCTACCGCCCCAAAAATCCCGTCACCATCAGCAACGATGCCGAACGTGAAGAAGTCGAAGCCTTCCTCGAAGCCATCGATGCGGATGATGACGTGCAGAATGTTTATGTGGGGTTGGCGGGGTAA